From a single Candidatus Poribacteria bacterium genomic region:
- a CDS encoding sulfite oxidase: MEKTGHKSSFTDGLETVPDPTRRDFLTKVSKTALLVSLGIFGAGCEAVDRGLLDNGLMPIVLEDPHAAGLPKPDMLVHSEIPFNGEFAPHLLNDDVTPTERHFVRNNSGIPERAVNRDLRGWQLVIDGEVHKELALSMDDLARFPQVTMEVVLECAGNGRSLFEPKVDGTPWQRGAVACSEWTGVRLRDVLQAAGVKPNAVYTGNYGEDISNDGSEPFSRGIPIEKAMDEHTLIALKMNGEALPAAHGFPARLIVPGWIGSAMQKWLNRIWVRDRVHDSEKMSGYSYRVPAYPIAPGDKPPIEDMRIATALQVKSLITQPQSPLEFSAGTPIKVQGHAWAGENQIDNVMVSTDFGLQWQETQLIQPSNRYAWYHWETELTFANRGYYEIWARAYDDTGTAQPFTQPWNPKGYLGNVIHRIPVSVVA; the protein is encoded by the coding sequence ATGGAAAAAACAGGACATAAATCCAGTTTTACAGATGGACTTGAAACTGTGCCTGACCCAACAAGGCGGGACTTTCTTACTAAGGTAAGCAAAACGGCACTGCTCGTGAGTTTGGGTATATTCGGTGCCGGTTGCGAAGCCGTCGATCGAGGTCTGTTGGATAATGGACTCATGCCCATTGTCTTGGAAGATCCACACGCAGCAGGACTTCCGAAGCCGGACATGCTCGTTCACTCAGAAATCCCCTTTAACGGTGAGTTTGCGCCCCACCTTCTCAACGACGATGTCACACCGACAGAACGGCACTTTGTCCGTAATAACAGCGGCATTCCAGAACGAGCAGTGAATAGAGACCTCCGGGGATGGCAATTGGTCATAGACGGTGAAGTCCATAAAGAACTGGCACTGTCAATGGACGATTTAGCGCGTTTCCCACAAGTCACCATGGAAGTCGTATTGGAATGCGCGGGGAATGGGAGAAGCCTATTTGAACCGAAGGTTGACGGGACCCCGTGGCAACGCGGCGCGGTCGCTTGTAGTGAATGGACCGGTGTCCGCTTGCGTGATGTCTTGCAAGCCGCGGGTGTGAAGCCGAATGCTGTCTATACAGGAAACTACGGGGAAGACATATCCAATGATGGCAGTGAACCCTTTTCACGCGGAATTCCGATTGAGAAGGCGATGGATGAACACACGCTCATCGCTTTGAAGATGAATGGAGAGGCGTTACCAGCAGCCCACGGATTCCCAGCGAGATTAATTGTGCCTGGATGGATCGGTAGTGCGATGCAGAAGTGGCTTAACCGTATTTGGGTAAGGGATAGGGTTCATGACTCCGAAAAAATGAGTGGCTATTCCTATCGCGTCCCGGCTTATCCGATAGCACCCGGAGATAAACCACCGATCGAGGACATGCGTATTGCGACTGCTTTGCAGGTTAAATCCTTGATTACGCAACCCCAATCACCTTTGGAATTCAGTGCTGGCACGCCTATAAAGGTCCAAGGACACGCATGGGCAGGTGAAAACCAAATTGATAACGTTATGGTCTCTACAGATTTCGGTCTGCAGTGGCAAGAAACCCAGTTGATCCAGCCATCAAACAGATACGCTTGGTATCACTGGGAAACCGAACTTACCTTTGCAAACAGAGGCTATTATGAAATATGGGCACGCGCGTACGACGATACAGGGACTGCGCAGCCCTTTACGCAACCGTGGAATCCTAAGGGTTACCTTGGCAACGTTATCCACAGAATACCTGTCTCGGTAGTCGCCTAA
- a CDS encoding metallophosphoesterase — protein MKLGVMSDSHDNIPNVKRAVALFNEIGVDLVVHAGDFIAPFAIDPLGDLNCGVVGVFGNNDGERLVVAKRFEAIDGEVHPNLASASLGEKNIAVMHYPEFAIPIAKSGDYDIVVYGHTHQVDIQKGESLLVNPGETGGWTTGKATVAVVDLETLEVTIHEL, from the coding sequence ATGAAACTTGGTGTTATGTCCGACAGCCACGACAATATCCCAAACGTCAAACGTGCTGTCGCACTTTTTAACGAAATCGGTGTGGACCTCGTTGTCCATGCTGGCGATTTTATTGCTCCGTTTGCTATTGACCCATTAGGGGACTTAAATTGTGGTGTTGTCGGTGTATTCGGAAATAACGACGGTGAACGCCTCGTTGTTGCGAAACGGTTTGAAGCCATCGATGGTGAGGTGCACCCTAACCTCGCAAGCGCGTCGCTCGGTGAAAAGAACATCGCCGTGATGCACTACCCTGAATTCGCCATCCCGATTGCCAAAAGCGGCGATTATGACATCGTTGTTTATGGACACACCCATCAGGTAGACATCCAAAAGGGAGAATCACTCTTGGTAAATCCTGGGGAAACAGGTGGGTGGACGACGGGAAAAGCGACGGTTGCTGTTGTAGACTTGGAAACGCTTGAGGTAACAATTCACGAACTGTAG
- a CDS encoding Rieske (2Fe-2S) protein, which translates to MQTPTSALEETGIGSIHVEAPPLPTIEETELEYHQLCPAEDFEELEGKPFHVNGTHLAVFKSGDKFYAVDNRCPHMGYPMSKGSIRDGVLICHWHHWEFDLKSGACFLAFGDDLKAFPVEAREDGYLYVGLGKGEREAAKQRVIANGKRALERGLKDRSTFFIAKAVTALRDAGATPAEIIQQGLHYGAHKSSDGWSSGVAILTLAANLWDDVDPEDHNLFLVHGLSQISRRTTGSARPYRAPFPRMNEEHDLETLMRWFRYFIDKRHSGAAERILLTLNDRGYDKSVLADFVYTAATDYYFTGDGHALDFGNKMFEALDYVNWEGSHEILRPIVVDLVSRTRHEETSRWADAVPVLEPVFERLESIWEDNQANEAELDISAFTQTLLGDEFEPTVAVVEEKLRAGVNPTDICRAMTYASAVRTARFHLKNEGDWHDVANIYSYAHALYHAFQYAPSANLLRGIFHGVVFLAYLRWLNMPAARIPRPGQRIPDETYDSADKMLDRLQEFADFQKVYEAEILVNQYLEEGHDIDALKRALAHILLREDAELHMFQVLEVAFRHYDLTDDFEEQRMHLLAATRYITAQKLMKNILWSTENAERLARGELLSERDDD; encoded by the coding sequence GTGCAAACGCCAACTTCTGCTCTTGAAGAAACGGGTATCGGTTCCATTCACGTTGAAGCACCACCATTACCTACGATAGAAGAAACCGAACTTGAGTATCATCAACTGTGCCCCGCAGAGGATTTTGAGGAACTCGAAGGCAAACCCTTTCATGTCAACGGTACGCATCTGGCTGTTTTCAAGTCCGGCGATAAATTTTACGCTGTTGACAATCGTTGCCCACACATGGGGTATCCGATGTCCAAAGGGAGTATCCGAGATGGTGTACTGATCTGCCATTGGCACCATTGGGAATTTGACCTCAAATCGGGTGCCTGTTTCCTGGCATTCGGCGATGACTTGAAAGCCTTTCCCGTTGAAGCCCGAGAGGATGGTTATTTGTACGTCGGGTTAGGGAAAGGTGAGCGAGAGGCAGCAAAACAGCGTGTTATCGCAAACGGCAAGCGTGCACTTGAACGTGGTCTCAAGGACCGCAGCACCTTTTTTATCGCCAAGGCTGTCACAGCACTGCGGGATGCTGGCGCGACACCTGCGGAGATTATCCAACAAGGACTCCACTACGGTGCACATAAAAGTAGCGATGGCTGGTCGTCAGGTGTTGCTATCCTCACACTGGCAGCGAACCTGTGGGACGACGTTGATCCAGAAGACCACAACCTGTTTCTTGTACACGGATTAAGTCAGATCAGCCGTAGAACAACGGGAAGTGCACGGCCCTATCGCGCCCCCTTCCCGAGAATGAACGAGGAACACGACCTCGAAACACTGATGCGCTGGTTCCGTTATTTTATTGATAAACGCCACAGCGGTGCAGCAGAGCGCATCTTGCTAACGCTGAATGACCGAGGCTACGATAAATCGGTCCTCGCAGACTTCGTATACACGGCAGCAACAGACTATTACTTCACTGGCGACGGACACGCGCTCGATTTTGGAAATAAAATGTTTGAAGCGTTGGATTACGTCAACTGGGAAGGATCACACGAGATACTGCGTCCGATTGTCGTTGATTTGGTCAGTCGAACACGGCATGAAGAAACTTCGCGGTGGGCTGACGCTGTTCCTGTCTTAGAACCCGTCTTTGAGAGACTCGAGAGTATATGGGAGGACAATCAGGCAAACGAAGCAGAACTTGATATTTCAGCGTTTACACAGACGCTGCTCGGTGACGAGTTTGAACCTACTGTCGCCGTGGTTGAAGAGAAACTTCGCGCCGGTGTCAATCCAACCGACATCTGTCGTGCGATGACTTATGCTTCGGCGGTTCGCACTGCCCGGTTCCATCTGAAAAACGAAGGAGATTGGCACGATGTTGCGAACATTTACTCTTATGCACACGCCCTCTATCATGCGTTTCAGTATGCACCGAGTGCTAACCTTCTACGTGGCATTTTCCACGGGGTCGTTTTTTTGGCATATTTGCGCTGGTTGAACATGCCCGCCGCCCGTATTCCGAGACCCGGGCAACGGATACCTGATGAAACTTACGACTCTGCTGACAAGATGTTAGATCGACTCCAAGAGTTCGCCGACTTCCAAAAAGTCTACGAGGCGGAAATTCTTGTGAATCAGTATCTCGAAGAAGGGCACGACATCGACGCTTTGAAACGAGCACTCGCACATATTCTGCTACGTGAAGACGCGGAACTCCACATGTTCCAAGTTCTCGAAGTCGCCTTCCGGCATTACGACTTGACAGACGACTTTGAAGAACAACGGATGCATCTATTGGCAGCGACACGTTACATCACGGCACAGAAATTGATGAAAAATATTCTGTGGTCTACTGAGAACGCGGAACGTCTGGCACGAGGTGAGTTGCTGAGCGAACGCGACGATGATTAA